CTCAGACCACGGAGCGGTGAAAACCTGAATCCTGGGCTGGCCAGGCTCGATGGACCTTGGTAGGAAGTGATGGCGATGCGCTATTGGGGGCGGCGCTCGTTGTTGAACTGTCGCCAGCGTTCGATGAGCACCTTGGCTCCGGCACGGGTACGGAACTATTCGCGGTTCAGCAGTTCGTCACGCAACTTGCCGTCGAAGCTCTCGACGAATCCATTTTGCGACGAACTGCCGGGCGCGACGAAGGTCGGGCCGATTGCTGCATCTCGAAGCCACACGTTCGAATCGCGCAGGGCGGGCCAGTCTGAACCTTCCAGAACCTTCCGGTGTTACAACCGGGGTTACCCAACCTCATCACTCAACCGTCACCGATTTCGCCAGGTTCCTCGGCTTGTCGATATCCGCCCCACGCAAACACGCCGCGTGATACGCGAGCAGCTGCAACGGCACGACGTGCAGGATCGGCGACAGCAGCCCGTAGTAATCCGGCATCCGCAGCACCGACACGCCTTCGCTGTTGTCGATCCGCGTATCGGCATCGGCAAACACGTAAAGCTGCCCGCCGCGCGCCCGCACTTCCTGCATGTTCGACTTGAGCTTTTCGAGCAGCGCGTCGTTTGGCGCGATCGTCGCGACAGGCATCGTGTGGGTCACGAGCGCCAGCGGCCCGTGCTTCAGCTCGCCCGCGGGATACGCTTCCGCATGGATATACGAAATCTCCTTCAGCTTCAGCGCACCCTCGAGCGCGATCGGGTAGTGCAGCCCGCGCCCGAGAAACAGCGCATTCTCGTGCTGCGCGAATTCCGCCGCCCAGCGCTCGATCTGCGGCTCGAGTCCGAGCACTTCGTCGAGCGCGCCGGGCAGTCGCCGCAATTGCATCGTGTAGCGCGCGAGCTGCGCGTCGTCGACGTAGCCGCGCAGCCGCCCGAGCGTGACGGCGAGAATGAACAGCGCGACGAGCTGGGTCGTGAACGCCTTGGTCGACGCGACGCCGATTTCCGGGCCGGCGCGCGTCAGGAAGCGCAGGCCGGTCTGACGCATCATCGCGCTGGTCGGCACGTTGCAGATCGCCAGTGTGTCGATGTGGCCGAGCGCCTGCGCGTATTTGAGCGCGGCGAGCGTGTCGGCGGTCTCGCCGGATTGCGACACGCTCACCACCAGCGTGTTCGGCAGCGCGAGCGCGTCGCTGTAACGGTATTCGCTCGCGATCTCGACCTGCGCGGGCACGCGCGCGATCGTTTCGAGCCAGCGGCGGGCGGTCAGCCCGGAATAATGACTCGTGCCGCACGCGAGAATCAGCACGTTGTCGATCTGCTCGAACGCCCGCGCGGCGTCCGGGCCGAATACCGACGGATCGAACAGCCCCGCATCGGGGATGGTCGCGGCCACGGCCTGCGGTTGCTCGAAAATCTCCTTCTGCATGAAATGCCGGTACGGCCCGAGTTCGACCACGGCCTGCGCGGAGGAAACGGTTTGTATCGTGCGCTCGACCGGTGCGCCGGTGCGATCGAGGACCCTCGCGCCATTCGGCGTCAACTCGACGATGTCGCCTTCCTCGAGAAAGATGAAGCGGTCGGTGATGCCGGCGAGCGCGAGCGCGTCGGACGCGAGAAAGCATTCGCCGTCCTTCAGGCCGACGACGAGCGGCGAGCCGGCCCGCGCGCCGATCAGCCGCTGCGGCTCGTGCTTGCTGAACACCGCGATCGCGTAGGCGCCGTGAAGCTGCGACGTCGCATCGCGCACGGCGGCGAGCAGGTCGCCGCGATACATGCTGTGGATCAGGTGAGCAACGACCTCGGTGTCGGTCTGTCCGTCGAATTCGTAGTGCTCGTCTGAAAGTTGCTTGCGCAACGTTTCGTGATTCTCGATGATGCCGTTGTGAACGAGTGCGATTTCATCGCGCGAGAAGATCGGATGCGCGTTGCAGGTCGCCGGCGCGCCGTGCGTCGCCCAGCGCGTGTGCGCGATGCCGGTACTGCCGGTCAGGCCGGCGCTGCGCACGTGCGCGTCGAGATCGGCGACGCGCGATACGCTGCGCTCGCGGCGCGCCTGGCCGTCGACGACCGTCGCCACCCCGCATGAATCGTAGCCGCGATATTCGAGGCGCCGCAAACCTTCAATCAGAATCGGAACGATGTCCCGTTGCGCGACCGCGCCGACGATGCCACACATGACCCGTCTCCTTCCCTGTGATTTATCCCGGACCACGCACACGCTTGCGTCAGCGCGACGCGGTCTCCGTTGTCGCCGCCGTCGTGAATCCGCACTGAGCGGGCACGACAGGGGCGGTCATCCGGCTTTCGAATGCCAGATAAAGCGACTCCTCCAGTACGTTCCAGTGTGCGCCGTGCCGGTAGGGGCCCGATCGCGCATGCCAGCACGCGACCGTGCTCCAGTCATTCATCTTGAATGCGACCAGCGCGATCAAACTCCATGGATAATCGGTGCCGGCGAGCTGTGGCCAGGTCTTGCCGTATTTCTGCATCCACTGCGCATAAATCCTCTCGTTCGATTGTTCGGGAACCTGAATGCCGGACAGGAGCGGGAAGATCTGCGCGACTTTCGCCGGATAAAAGCTCGTATCGCTGATTCGCTGCGTGCTGGCGCGAAAGCCGGATTGCGCGCCGCGCCAGAACACCTTCAGGATCGCCGACGCGAGCTGGTCGGCGCGCTGGCTCCACGGGCCCGCGTGCGTGTAGTCGGCATGCTGGACGTAGTGGGCCGCGAGCGCCTGGAACGCGCTGTGTACCTCGACGTTGTCCATCAGCAGCGCGACGTGCAGCGTCGACGAGATCTGATAGACGCCGGAGGGTTTGTCGAGCAGCGTGTCCAGATGCGTGCCTGCGCGGTTGAGGCTGAGTTCCCACGCGGCAGGCATGCCGTCGGGTGGTGCGAAGCGGGCGAGCAGCTCGATCCAGGTCGCCATCATCGCGTCGTCGGCATCGGCTTCGGCACATGCGCTGTACTGGCCATTCTTCACGCAGTAGCGATCGAAGCCGCCATCCTGATGCTGGCGAGGCAACAACCATGCGATCCACGCGAGTGCCGCCTGACGGGCGTCGAGTTGTGCGTCGGCGGCGGCGAGCAGTGCCTTCGCCGCGAAATAAGGATCGATGCCGGCGCCGTTCAGGCGCACGGTGATCGCGCCGTCGGGGCGTTGGTACATCCCGTTGAGCTGGAGCTCGGCCGCGCTCGCGTGCAGCGCGAAGCCGCACGCGACGACGCAGCAGGCAACGCGCCACGACCGGCACAGCCGGGTGGCGGCCGCCACGCATGCGCGTGCGGTCGGGAAAAGCGCGGGCCGATTCATGATCGGGGGCTCCTGCGCAATCGTCGCCGGGCGCGGCGTTGGCCGCGTCGCGCGCCGGCGAGCGTGTCGACATTGGGGCTCAGTTCACCTTGGCGATGGTGAACATGAGGCTTGTGCCGTGATTCGCGCTCACGAGCCGGTTCTTCGCATGAGAGCCCGAAGGCGGCCGGTGGATCGCGCGGATGTCAACGGGAAGCGGCGGCACGTTCGTCGCGCGGGGCGGTTGTCTTTCGCCCCGGGCGGACGCATCGTGTCGCCTCCCGGCTTCGTTGCTTTGGCGTCCCCGTCTGTCTGCTGTCGTGCACGTACATCGGGACGCACCTGTCTGGCATTAAGCAAGGCATGAGCCATCGGCCGCGATGCCCTGCGCAGCAAGGGGCGGGGTGCCGGCCGCGGGTGCGGCTCGCGCGGCGGCGGCGTGTTTTGATTCATCGACGAATCAGCTTGTGCGCATGCGGCGCGATTGCGCGCGGTCGGGTTCACGGCCCGCACGCGTCACGCGGCGGGCGATTTGTCTGCCTAACCTGCGCCGCCTTGCCGGGTGTGGCTTGGCGTGGTTGGGCGTCACGCGCCGTTCGTTGCGAGTGCATCGGCCGGGAAGGCGTGGCGGAGCCCGCTGCTGCATTCAGCGGATGGGCCGAACTCCGATGTAACGACCCCGTTCGGGATCTGCGTTACACATTCGCAACATTTCCCGCCCGTCGATTCGTGTGACGCGAACGATGCTGCGTGTCGGGGAAATCCTCCGTTCGTGACCGTGGCCGGACGGTCGATTGCATGCTGCGCACTGCACAGACAAAAGTGGCGAATCGAAGCGACGCAAAGCGTTTCGAAAGAAGCATGAGGTCCGATGCGAAACGGGCGCTCGACACGCGCTCTACACGAATTTGCCATTCATCGGACGACGTCGCCGATGGATCGCACGACCGCCCGGATGTTTATCCGTGTCGCGCTCGCTCGGCGATGCGACGCTCGTAGCAGTTGTGAAACATTCCATTGCGCGCGGCATGTGCGCCGCATGCGCGGCGCGAACCGGGCCCGGCCGCAGGAAGGCTGGTTTGAATATTGCTCTAGTGGGGAGTGACGCGACGAACAGACGTGACGCTCGACACAGCGGGGAATGACCCATGACGTGAATGATCAACTGCAACGGGATGCCGGTAGTACGACGATTCGCGTGGCGGAGACCTCGCGGACAGGACGGCGCGCTCGCCCCGCGACACCGCCACGTGCAGATCGCGTGCGAGTACGGGAAGCGCCGCCTGAATACAGGCTTCGCGCCACGAGCAGGGTCATACGGCGCGAAGTGGCTAAACGAGGATAACGATGAAAAAGATCTTGCTAGTGTTCGGGACTCGGCCGGAGGCCATCAAGATGGCGCCGCTGGTGCGTGCGCTGAAGGCGCAACCGGATGTCGACGCCAGGGTATGCGTGACCGCTCAGCACCGTGAAATGCTCGATCAGGTGCTGACGTTGTTCGACATCAAGCCCGACTACGATCTCAACCTGATGCGGCAAAGTCAGACGCTGACCGACGTGACGACCGGCATTCTTCAGGCGATCGGCACGGTCTTCGACGAATTGCATCCGGACGTCGTGTTGGTGCATGGCGATACGACGACCACGCTTGCGGTCAGTCTTGCAGCGTTCTACCGCTATTTGCCGGTCGGGCACGTGGAGGCCGGTTTGCGCAGCGGCGACATCTGGTCGCCGTGGCCGGAGGAGTTGAATCGCCGCGTGACCGACGCGGTGTCGTCATGGCATTTTGCGCCGACCGGGCAGGCACGCGACAACCTGCTCAGCGAGGGCGTGCCGGGCGGGGCGGTCGTGCTGACTGGCAATACCGTGATCGATGCGCTGCACGAGGTCAAACGCATGCTGGACCACACCGCCGCGCTGACGGAGAAGGTCTCCGCACATTTTCCGTTTCTCGAACCGTCGCGTCGCGTCGTGCTGATCACCGGCCATCGCCGTGAGAGTTTCGGCGAGCCGTTCCAGCATTTCTGCGAGGCGCTGTGCACGCTCGCGAACCGCTATCGCGACGCGCAGTTCGTCTATCCGCTGCACATGAATCCGAACGTGCGGGAGCCGGCTCGTGCACGGCTCGGCGGCGTGCCGAACATTTACCTGATCGAGCCGCAGGAATATCTTTCGTTCGTATTCCTGATGTCGCGCGCGCATTTCATCATCACCGATTCGGGCGGCATTCAGGAAGAAGGGCCGGCGCTGGGCAAGCCGGTGCTGGTCACGCGCGAGACGACCGAGCGCCCCGAAGCGATTCAGGCCGGCACCGCGCGGCTCGTCGGCACGGATCCGGAGCGCATCGTGAGCGAGGCATCGCGGCTGTTCGACAGCGACAGCGCCTACGAGGAAATGTCGCGTGCGAGCAATCCGTATGGCGACGGTCATGCGAG
The nucleotide sequence above comes from Burkholderia pyrrocinia. Encoded proteins:
- the glmS gene encoding glutamine--fructose-6-phosphate transaminase (isomerizing); this translates as MCGIVGAVAQRDIVPILIEGLRRLEYRGYDSCGVATVVDGQARRERSVSRVADLDAHVRSAGLTGSTGIAHTRWATHGAPATCNAHPIFSRDEIALVHNGIIENHETLRKQLSDEHYEFDGQTDTEVVAHLIHSMYRGDLLAAVRDATSQLHGAYAIAVFSKHEPQRLIGARAGSPLVVGLKDGECFLASDALALAGITDRFIFLEEGDIVELTPNGARVLDRTGAPVERTIQTVSSAQAVVELGPYRHFMQKEIFEQPQAVAATIPDAGLFDPSVFGPDAARAFEQIDNVLILACGTSHYSGLTARRWLETIARVPAQVEIASEYRYSDALALPNTLVVSVSQSGETADTLAALKYAQALGHIDTLAICNVPTSAMMRQTGLRFLTRAGPEIGVASTKAFTTQLVALFILAVTLGRLRGYVDDAQLARYTMQLRRLPGALDEVLGLEPQIERWAAEFAQHENALFLGRGLHYPIALEGALKLKEISYIHAEAYPAGELKHGPLALVTHTMPVATIAPNDALLEKLKSNMQEVRARGGQLYVFADADTRIDNSEGVSVLRMPDYYGLLSPILHVVPLQLLAYHAACLRGADIDKPRNLAKSVTVE
- the wecB gene encoding non-hydrolyzing UDP-N-acetylglucosamine 2-epimerase codes for the protein MKKILLVFGTRPEAIKMAPLVRALKAQPDVDARVCVTAQHREMLDQVLTLFDIKPDYDLNLMRQSQTLTDVTTGILQAIGTVFDELHPDVVLVHGDTTTTLAVSLAAFYRYLPVGHVEAGLRSGDIWSPWPEELNRRVTDAVSSWHFAPTGQARDNLLSEGVPGGAVVLTGNTVIDALHEVKRMLDHTAALTEKVSAHFPFLEPSRRVVLITGHRRESFGEPFQHFCEALCTLANRYRDAQFVYPLHMNPNVREPARARLGGVPNIYLIEPQEYLSFVFLMSRAHFIITDSGGIQEEGPALGKPVLVTRETTERPEAIQAGTARLVGTDPERIVSEASRLFDSDSAYEEMSRASNPYGDGHASERIVHALMRTPGATTKTTSFSMGAAELPVNALTLGLQALRSP